A window of Pedobacter lusitanus contains these coding sequences:
- a CDS encoding glycosyltransferase family 2 protein, whose translation MTNPAYNFPEVTLLITHYNRCKSLERLLKAFKDLNCHFDDIVVSDDGSQKAHLQYIQELQSTYQFRLITTPVNKGLGNNINKGQDSVNTEYTLYIQEDFVPKATFPEHFTNALQIMQQDKKWDMVTLYSYSPYPYMTPYKLGFSEKVFHLAPWYTNNLKFYLYGDHPHLRRSTFLKDFGRYPEGLNGDQTEMQMSFAFIKNKGRCLFYDDHYGLLTQENSAEEPSTATFRKSWRGGNSIPLVIAKWIYAKYKFLKLNFQLLTKTVK comes from the coding sequence ATGACGAATCCCGCATATAATTTTCCAGAAGTTACCCTGCTTATTACACACTATAACAGATGTAAGTCACTGGAGCGACTGCTGAAAGCCTTTAAAGACCTGAACTGCCATTTTGATGATATAGTTGTTTCTGACGATGGAAGCCAGAAAGCACACCTGCAGTACATACAGGAACTGCAGTCAACCTATCAGTTCCGGTTAATTACTACCCCGGTTAACAAAGGATTGGGCAATAACATCAACAAAGGGCAGGATAGCGTAAATACAGAATATACACTTTACATACAGGAAGATTTTGTACCAAAAGCTACTTTTCCTGAGCACTTTACAAATGCATTACAGATCATGCAGCAGGATAAAAAGTGGGATATGGTTACTTTATATTCTTATTCTCCTTACCCATACATGACCCCTTACAAACTGGGGTTCTCAGAAAAAGTGTTTCATCTTGCTCCATGGTATACCAATAACCTGAAGTTTTATTTATATGGTGATCATCCACATCTGAGAAGATCAACATTCCTTAAAGACTTTGGCAGATATCCTGAGGGCCTGAATGGTGATCAGACTGAGATGCAGATGAGTTTTGCTTTTATTAAAAACAAAGGCAGATGTCTGTTTTATGATGATCACTACGGTCTGCTGACACAGGAAAATTCAGCAGAAGAACCCAGTACGGCTACTTTCAGAAAATCATGGAGAGGCGGCAATAGTATCCCTTTGGTTATAGCCAAATGGATATATGCAAAGTATAAGTTTTTAAAACTTAATTTTCAGCTGCTTACAAAAACAGTAAAATAG
- a CDS encoding glycosyltransferase family 2 protein, with the protein MKLTSIITVNFNQPEVTIDFLRSVKLHSNLSEVEVIIVDNGSKEDHRQDFLKEYPELIYISSAKNLGFAGGNNLGIEAAQGDYLLFLNNDTEITGNLISELIRELDENEEIGLISPLLLYFDNPDIIQYAGATPMDYLTCRNSTIGLLENNNGQYDHQSRETAFCHGAAMMCRKRDLESAGLMDKNFFLYYEELDWCEQFKRAGKKIWFTGNTKVYHKESMSVGKESMIKTYFMTRNRMLFIRRNTGKLNTLFFSLYYIGIACPKQIFIYLKKNRTDLIRWVFRGIKWNLTHSKNSEDLGFKI; encoded by the coding sequence ATGAAGCTCACCTCAATTATAACCGTCAATTTTAATCAGCCTGAAGTTACCATTGATTTTCTCAGGTCAGTAAAGCTTCATAGTAATCTGTCTGAGGTTGAGGTTATCATTGTCGATAATGGAAGTAAAGAGGATCATCGTCAGGATTTTCTGAAAGAATATCCTGAACTTATATATATAAGCTCTGCAAAAAATCTTGGGTTTGCCGGAGGGAATAACCTTGGAATTGAGGCAGCTCAGGGGGACTATCTTTTGTTCTTAAATAATGATACAGAAATTACCGGAAACCTGATCAGTGAGCTGATCAGAGAACTGGATGAGAATGAGGAGATCGGGCTGATATCACCGTTGTTGTTATATTTTGATAATCCTGATATCATACAATATGCAGGAGCCACACCAATGGATTATTTAACCTGCCGGAACAGTACGATAGGACTCCTGGAAAACAATAACGGACAGTATGACCATCAGAGCAGAGAAACTGCTTTCTGTCATGGAGCTGCTATGATGTGTCGTAAACGGGATCTTGAAAGTGCTGGCCTGATGGATAAGAATTTCTTTCTTTATTATGAAGAACTGGATTGGTGCGAGCAGTTTAAAAGAGCTGGTAAAAAGATATGGTTTACTGGCAATACAAAAGTTTATCATAAAGAATCAATGAGTGTGGGTAAGGAAAGTATGATCAAGACATACTTTATGACAAGAAACAGAATGTTGTTTATCCGTAGAAATACAGGGAAACTTAATACTTTGTTTTTTAGTTTATATTATATCGGCATTGCCTGTCCCAAGCAGATATTTATCTATCTTAAAAAGAATAGAACAGATCTGATCAGGTGGGTGTTTCGTGGCATAAAATGGAATCTTACCCATTCGAAAAACAGTGAAGATTTAGGTTTTAAAATATAA
- a CDS encoding sugar 3,4-ketoisomerase, whose protein sequence is MAHIINIQTFKDSRGILTVLDNIVPFEIKRLFYIYSVDDTERGGHRHHETHQAAICIKGSCKITNNNGKTTEVFDLDSPEKCLMLLPEDWHVMHNFSADAILLVLASTAFDPKDYIYEPYDSI, encoded by the coding sequence ATGGCCCATATAATTAATATACAAACGTTTAAAGACAGCAGAGGAATTCTTACTGTATTAGATAATATCGTTCCTTTTGAGATTAAAAGATTGTTCTATATCTACTCTGTTGATGATACTGAACGTGGCGGACACAGACATCACGAAACTCATCAGGCAGCAATCTGCATTAAAGGTTCCTGCAAAATCACCAACAACAATGGAAAAACAACTGAGGTCTTTGATTTAGATAGTCCGGAAAAATGCTTAATGTTGCTGCCCGAAGACTGGCATGTGATGCATAATTTTTCAGCAGACGCTATTCTTCTTGTACTCGCTTCAACAGCATTTGACCCTAAAGATTATATTTATGAGCCTTATGATTCCATATGA
- a CDS encoding glycosyltransferase family 2 protein: MIIIFWISIFLIVYTFVGYGFVLYILVKIKRLFVKPFVFKTDVALPSVTLLVAAYNEEDIIEEKIRNTLQLAYPKDKLQLIFITDGSSDQTAARVSNFKEITLLHQDLRAGKMAAIKRAIPLITGEITVFTDANTFLNAEAINELVKHYQYAKVGAVAGEKRILVEETADASSAGEGFYWKYESKLKKLDYELYSNVGAAGELFSIRTALYQPVETDTIIDDHMIAMRIAEKGYIIAYEPEAYAMETASADVREELKRKIRIAAGGIQSILRLKKAANPFNQPVFTFQYISHRVLRWTIVPFLLFAVFILNGIIAFTVPAPFYRILFVLQILFYLLSVIGFYFEQRNIRIKALFIPYYFCMMNYAVLAGIIKYYNKNQSAAWEKSKRKV, encoded by the coding sequence ATGATTATAATTTTCTGGATCAGCATTTTTCTGATCGTTTATACATTTGTTGGTTATGGTTTTGTTCTTTACATCCTGGTGAAAATCAAGAGATTGTTTGTCAAACCATTTGTTTTTAAAACTGATGTCGCTTTACCTTCGGTCACTTTACTGGTTGCGGCTTATAATGAAGAAGATATCATTGAGGAAAAAATACGGAATACCCTGCAGCTGGCTTATCCGAAAGATAAACTTCAACTGATTTTTATTACAGATGGTTCTTCAGATCAAACTGCTGCAAGGGTTAGCAATTTTAAGGAAATAACCCTGTTACATCAGGATCTCAGAGCAGGGAAAATGGCTGCAATCAAAAGGGCTATACCTTTAATTACGGGTGAAATAACCGTATTTACAGATGCCAATACATTCTTAAATGCAGAAGCCATTAATGAACTTGTTAAACATTATCAGTATGCTAAAGTCGGGGCTGTAGCGGGTGAAAAGAGAATCCTGGTAGAGGAAACTGCGGATGCAAGTTCTGCAGGGGAAGGATTTTACTGGAAATATGAATCGAAACTGAAAAAACTCGATTACGAATTATATTCCAATGTAGGTGCTGCCGGCGAATTGTTCAGTATCAGAACTGCACTTTATCAGCCAGTAGAAACAGATACAATTATTGATGATCATATGATTGCCATGCGTATTGCAGAAAAAGGGTATATCATTGCCTACGAGCCGGAAGCCTATGCTATGGAAACGGCATCGGCTGACGTCAGAGAAGAACTTAAAAGAAAAATCAGGATAGCAGCAGGGGGAATACAATCCATACTGCGACTGAAAAAAGCTGCCAATCCCTTTAACCAGCCTGTTTTTACCTTTCAATATATCAGTCACAGGGTTTTACGCTGGACAATAGTGCCTTTTCTGTTGTTTGCAGTTTTTATTCTTAATGGAATTATTGCGTTCACAGTTCCTGCTCCTTTTTACCGGATATTGTTTGTTCTGCAGATTCTTTTTTACCTCCTGAGTGTGATTGGGTTTTACTTTGAACAGCGGAATATCCGCATCAAAGCATTATTTATCCCTTACTATTTTTGCATGATGAATTATGCAGTTTTAGCAGGTATCATTAAATATTATAATAAGAACCAAAGTGCTGCCTGGGAAAAATCAAAAAGAAAAGTCTGA
- a CDS encoding glycosyltransferase family 8 protein: protein MEKSNPIAIICVCDNHYAILLAALIKSIEVNHHTAEKLEFFIVEDGITNKNKSRIADASNPAITTIHWMVMSECLPKNAKLPVDKSSLPLNIYIRLFIPHFIPKHIKKIIFLDVDMIMLEDVSKLWHTDLGDNIVGAVQDQFIQVVTRWGGISNYEELGIPADNKYFNAGLMVLDIEKWENADITNKVLHCLTEYKKHAVFQDQYGLNAVLALHWHELDPLWNRFAYSEEERPFLIHFTGRKPIYKSYEFSEKYKDIFYSYLNMTGWKNFKPIGESSRYLKKFYNILEKLRNLIGIK from the coding sequence ATGGAAAAATCAAATCCTATTGCAATAATTTGTGTCTGTGACAATCACTATGCTATTTTGCTGGCTGCTTTAATCAAATCTATTGAAGTCAATCATCATACAGCCGAGAAGCTGGAATTCTTTATTGTAGAAGATGGCATTACCAATAAAAATAAATCAAGAATTGCAGACGCAAGCAATCCCGCAATAACTACTATCCATTGGATGGTGATGTCTGAATGCCTGCCTAAAAATGCAAAACTACCAGTTGATAAGAGTAGTCTTCCACTGAATATTTATATCAGACTGTTTATCCCTCATTTCATACCAAAACATATCAAAAAGATCATATTCCTTGATGTGGATATGATTATGCTTGAAGATGTCAGCAAGTTATGGCATACAGATCTGGGTGATAACATTGTTGGTGCAGTCCAGGACCAGTTTATCCAGGTAGTAACCCGCTGGGGCGGTATCAGCAATTATGAAGAATTAGGCATACCTGCCGACAATAAATACTTCAATGCCGGATTAATGGTACTCGATATAGAGAAATGGGAAAATGCTGATATTACCAATAAAGTGCTGCATTGTCTTACAGAATATAAAAAACACGCAGTTTTTCAGGATCAGTATGGGCTGAATGCCGTACTCGCTCTGCACTGGCATGAATTAGATCCTTTATGGAATCGTTTTGCTTATTCTGAAGAAGAGAGACCATTTCTGATTCACTTCACCGGCAGGAAGCCTATTTATAAGTCCTATGAATTCAGTGAGAAGTATAAAGACATCTTCTACTCCTATCTGAATATGACAGGCTGGAAGAACTTTAAGCCAATAGGCGAAAGCTCCAGGTATTTAAAGAAGTTCTATAATATCCTGGAAAAACTCAGAAACTTAATCGGTATCAAATAG
- a CDS encoding methyltransferase, TIGR04325 family, with amino-acid sequence MFYLLKELAPPILHTLRWFSFKYGWKGHYKTYEEAKQKCRGYDEDHILNRIIETTYKVKNKEIAYERDGIMYDTVQMNFPLLKTLLFVASKNDNELTIIDFGGSLGTTYYQNYPYLKHLKKIRWCIIEQPKFVEAGKKHFENEHIKFYNSIQECMAENNPGLFLICSVLQYIEKPYKLLDEVINTGIPYVMLDYVGYNNRNSDRITVQYVPPVFYGIEASYPCYFFNRAKIQDKLCERYDKEHDFISTEEKFYIGFKPFRYEGTLWKLRP; translated from the coding sequence ATGTTCTATTTACTGAAAGAACTTGCCCCTCCTATTTTACATACTTTAAGATGGTTTAGTTTTAAATATGGCTGGAAAGGTCATTATAAAACTTATGAAGAGGCAAAACAGAAATGCAGAGGTTACGATGAGGATCATATTCTGAACAGAATTATTGAAACTACCTATAAAGTAAAAAACAAAGAAATTGCTTACGAACGTGATGGAATCATGTATGATACCGTTCAGATGAATTTCCCGCTCTTAAAAACACTGCTGTTCGTTGCATCAAAAAACGATAACGAACTGACGATCATTGACTTTGGCGGCTCCCTGGGAACTACCTATTACCAGAATTATCCATATCTGAAACATTTAAAAAAGATAAGATGGTGTATCATTGAACAACCAAAGTTTGTAGAGGCAGGAAAAAAACACTTTGAGAATGAGCACATTAAATTCTATAACAGCATTCAGGAATGTATGGCAGAGAATAACCCCGGGTTATTTTTGATTTGCAGCGTTCTGCAATACATAGAGAAACCATACAAACTGCTTGATGAGGTCATTAATACTGGAATTCCATATGTGATGCTGGACTATGTAGGTTACAATAACCGCAATTCAGACAGAATAACAGTACAATATGTACCCCCGGTATTTTATGGAATAGAAGCATCCTATCCATGTTACTTCTTCAACAGAGCTAAAATACAGGATAAGTTATGTGAACGATATGATAAAGAACATGATTTTATCTCTACAGAAGAGAAATTCTATATTGGATTTAAGCCCTTCAGGTATGAAGGAACACTGTGGAAACTTCGTCCGTAA
- a CDS encoding DegT/DnrJ/EryC1/StrS family aminotransferase, which yields MSLMIPYESLKILNRPFEEKFKARFAGFLEKGWYVLGEEVSLFEEEFAAYHDEKYVAGVANGLDALILSLRCCNFKKGDEVIVPSNTYIATILAIIQAGLIPVLVEPDSRTYNIDPAAIPAAITDRTVAIMVVHLYGQCCEMDPIMELAAQHQLKVIEDCAQAHGAKYKGKLAGTFGDFGAFSFYPTKNLGALGDAGAVLCKTEADYLKIKQLRNYGSEKKYHNGIIGYNSRLDELQASFLRIKLPYLDEINTHKRKLAQLYTENLNDSFIKPKSDPDFYNVFHIYNILHPERDRLKQYLLENNIGTEVHYPVAPQDQPALKDYLRSFDYPVSAKIHQQTLSLPCSFAHTEADVLGVIRILNKFHS from the coding sequence ATGAGCCTTATGATTCCATATGAAAGTCTGAAAATACTTAACCGTCCCTTTGAAGAAAAATTTAAAGCCAGGTTTGCCGGTTTCCTTGAAAAAGGATGGTATGTACTTGGAGAGGAGGTTTCTTTATTCGAAGAGGAATTTGCAGCTTATCACGATGAAAAATATGTTGCCGGAGTTGCCAACGGGCTGGATGCGCTGATACTTTCGCTGCGCTGCTGCAACTTTAAAAAAGGGGACGAGGTTATTGTACCCTCCAATACTTATATAGCAACCATTCTGGCTATTATACAGGCTGGTTTAATTCCTGTTCTTGTTGAACCTGACAGCCGTACCTATAATATTGATCCTGCCGCTATACCTGCTGCCATTACAGACAGAACTGTGGCAATTATGGTCGTACATTTATACGGTCAGTGCTGTGAAATGGACCCGATAATGGAGCTGGCTGCACAGCATCAGCTTAAAGTTATTGAAGATTGTGCACAGGCACATGGTGCAAAATACAAAGGTAAACTAGCCGGAACATTCGGCGATTTCGGTGCCTTTAGTTTTTATCCTACTAAAAACTTAGGTGCTTTGGGAGATGCAGGAGCAGTTTTATGTAAAACTGAGGCAGACTATCTCAAAATAAAGCAATTGAGAAACTACGGGTCAGAAAAAAAATATCATAACGGCATAATAGGTTATAATTCAAGACTTGATGAATTGCAGGCTTCTTTTTTAAGAATCAAGCTGCCTTATCTTGATGAAATAAACACACATAAAAGAAAACTCGCACAGTTATATACTGAAAATCTGAACGATTCATTTATTAAGCCAAAGTCAGATCCGGATTTTTATAATGTTTTTCATATCTATAATATCCTGCATCCGGAAAGAGACAGGCTTAAACAATATCTGCTTGAAAACAATATAGGTACCGAAGTACATTATCCTGTAGCGCCGCAGGATCAGCCAGCACTGAAAGATTATCTCCGGAGTTTTGACTATCCCGTATCCGCAAAAATACATCAGCAGACGCTTAGTCTGCCCTGTTCTTTTGCACATACTGAAGCAGACGTACTCGGGGTAATCAGGATTTTGAATAAATTTCACTCATAA
- a CDS encoding beta-1,6-N-acetylglucosaminyltransferase codes for MRIAHIIITHKNPHQLSRLLKRMQHPDFDFYIHVDKKTDIRQYEFLTALEGVQFIKNRLICNWGGYSTLQAMVSSLKEVLDNGNQYGFYNLLSGQDYPLKSNNEICEFFEQNPDKSFIYYEAENSLWWESAVNRFQRYHLTDYNFRGKFFVENMLNKILPLRKFPMSMKLYGGSKSSWWTINRESAQYVAKFFDTEVKINKFLKYCWGTDEFVIPTILINSPLKYNIINDNLRYIDFPEGMANPKILGLEDIDKMISSSMFFARKFDISINTDILDKIDEHIAQHI; via the coding sequence ATGCGTATAGCTCATATTATAATCACTCATAAAAATCCCCATCAGCTCAGTCGTCTTTTGAAAAGAATGCAGCACCCTGATTTTGATTTCTATATTCATGTAGATAAAAAAACTGATATCAGGCAATATGAGTTTCTGACTGCTTTAGAAGGGGTTCAGTTTATAAAAAACAGATTGATTTGCAATTGGGGAGGTTATAGCACCTTACAGGCGATGGTCAGTTCTTTAAAAGAAGTACTTGATAATGGTAATCAGTATGGCTTCTATAATTTATTGAGCGGGCAGGATTATCCATTAAAAAGTAATAATGAGATCTGTGAATTTTTTGAGCAAAATCCGGATAAATCATTTATCTATTATGAAGCTGAGAATTCGCTTTGGTGGGAGAGTGCGGTTAACCGGTTTCAACGTTACCATTTAACTGATTATAATTTCAGAGGTAAGTTTTTTGTTGAAAATATGCTCAATAAAATACTTCCTTTACGCAAATTTCCGATGTCCATGAAGTTATATGGTGGAAGTAAATCCAGCTGGTGGACAATTAACCGGGAGAGTGCTCAGTATGTTGCGAAATTTTTTGACACAGAAGTCAAAATCAACAAATTCCTTAAATATTGCTGGGGTACGGATGAGTTTGTTATTCCGACTATCCTGATCAACTCACCCTTAAAGTATAATATTATTAATGATAATCTGCGTTATATAGATTTTCCGGAAGGTATGGCAAACCCGAAGATTCTTGGATTAGAGGATATTGATAAAATGATATCATCCAGTATGTTCTTTGCCAGAAAATTCGATATTTCAATCAATACTGATATTCTGGATAAAATTGATGAACATATAGCTCAGCACATATAA
- a CDS encoding GMC oxidoreductase encodes MYISDKNKILHTYDAIVIGSGISGGWAAMELCKKGMKTLLLERGRDVKHLVDYPTANLNPWDFKAGMNNTIQDREANPVQSSAYSPADKHFYVSDAEHPYIQEKPFNWYRGYQVGGRSLTWGRQCYRLSDLDFEANHRDGTGVDWPIRYKDLEQWYSYAESFIGVSGNRENLGHLPDGEFLTPMELNCIEKHLGDSIRKNDEHRLLTIARVANLTRGWDNRGPCQNRNLCTRGCPFGGYFSSNSSTIPAAMATGNLTLRPFSIVTEILFDEQKQKARGVRVIDTLTSEVHEFYAKIVFVNASTIATAGLLLNSVSSRFPDGFGNGSGQIGHNLMDHHSSAGAYGVHDQFTDQYYKGRRPCGFLIPRYRNLHPGEKLNFKRGYNIQGHGERQEWMDKAQSIDGFGEDFKAGLTTPGPWTVWMAGWGECLPYFDNQVTPDPSKKDKWGQPLLKIDFTFRENEHKMMTDIEQTSARMLDQAGFKHIESFNYNKPGGSTIHEMGTARMGNDPKTSVLNKFNQMHEAKNVFITDGSCMTSSACQNPSLTYMALTARASQFAYEQLKKGEL; translated from the coding sequence ATGTACATCAGCGATAAAAATAAAATACTCCATACTTATGATGCCATTGTAATTGGCTCGGGGATCAGCGGAGGCTGGGCGGCCATGGAGCTTTGCAAAAAGGGGATGAAAACGCTGCTTCTGGAGCGGGGCAGAGACGTTAAGCATCTGGTGGATTATCCGACAGCAAATCTTAATCCCTGGGACTTTAAAGCGGGTATGAATAATACCATACAGGACCGGGAAGCTAACCCGGTTCAGAGCAGTGCCTATAGTCCGGCCGATAAGCACTTTTATGTAAGTGACGCTGAACATCCCTATATACAGGAGAAACCGTTTAACTGGTACCGGGGCTATCAGGTTGGCGGAAGATCGCTGACCTGGGGAAGACAGTGTTACCGGTTAAGTGATCTTGATTTTGAAGCGAATCACCGCGACGGAACCGGGGTGGACTGGCCAATCAGGTATAAGGATCTGGAGCAATGGTATAGCTATGCGGAGTCTTTTATAGGGGTAAGCGGAAACCGTGAAAATCTGGGACACCTGCCGGATGGAGAGTTTTTAACGCCTATGGAGCTGAACTGTATAGAAAAACATCTTGGAGATTCTATCCGGAAAAATGATGAGCACAGATTGTTAACTATAGCCAGGGTCGCTAATTTAACCAGGGGCTGGGATAACCGCGGGCCTTGTCAGAATAGAAACCTTTGTACCAGAGGCTGCCCGTTTGGAGGATATTTTAGTAGTAACAGTTCTACTATTCCTGCTGCAATGGCTACCGGAAATCTGACATTGAGACCTTTTTCTATCGTGACTGAAATCTTGTTTGATGAGCAGAAACAAAAAGCCAGAGGGGTAAGGGTGATAGATACTTTAACCAGCGAGGTGCATGAGTTTTATGCGAAGATTGTTTTTGTCAATGCGTCTACAATCGCCACTGCCGGATTATTACTGAATTCTGTTTCTTCGAGATTTCCTGATGGTTTTGGTAATGGAAGCGGGCAGATAGGTCATAATCTTATGGATCATCATTCTTCGGCAGGCGCCTACGGAGTGCATGATCAGTTTACAGATCAATATTATAAAGGAAGAAGACCTTGTGGATTTCTGATTCCGAGATACAGAAATCTTCATCCTGGTGAAAAACTGAATTTTAAAAGAGGTTATAATATTCAGGGGCACGGAGAGCGTCAGGAATGGATGGATAAAGCCCAGAGTATTGATGGTTTTGGAGAAGACTTTAAAGCCGGGCTAACCACACCCGGACCGTGGACCGTATGGATGGCAGGATGGGGAGAGTGTCTGCCTTATTTTGATAACCAGGTGACGCCTGATCCTTCAAAAAAAGATAAATGGGGCCAGCCGCTACTTAAAATTGACTTTACCTTCCGTGAAAATGAGCATAAAATGATGACCGACATTGAACAGACATCGGCCAGGATGCTTGATCAGGCAGGATTCAAACATATTGAATCTTTTAATTACAATAAACCGGGCGGCTCAACGATTCATGAGATGGGGACAGCCCGGATGGGTAATGACCCTAAAACATCTGTTTTAAACAAGTTTAATCAGATGCATGAGGCAAAGAATGTATTTATAACTGATGGGAGTTGTATGACCTCCTCTGCCTGTCAGAATCCATCGTTAACTTATATGGCACTAACAGCCAGAGCAAGTCAGTTTGCTTACGAGCAGTTAAAAAAAGGTGAACTATAA
- a CDS encoding beta-1,6-N-acetylglucosaminyltransferase, with the protein MRVAHLILTYTDPKQTERMIKSLSHQNFDFYIHVDKKFDINPHLFLKSIPNVYFINNRIDVKWAGFSTVTATFECIKEIVGTGIEYDFINFLSGQDYPIKTADYINDFFVQNKGKEFLSYRDIKNDWKEGLIRMEKYFLTSYNFIGKYRIEMLINKILPKRTLPYKLHPYGKSMFWMLSPEVALFVVKRVEEDPKLKHFFSLCWASDEFVFQTILLNSKFKDKVVNNNYRYIDWSAGGASPKTLEKSDFGKIAESAMLFARKFDAAVHPEILDLIDKNLLAHGPYN; encoded by the coding sequence ATGCGTGTTGCTCATTTGATACTTACTTATACTGATCCAAAACAAACAGAGAGAATGATTAAAAGTTTATCTCATCAGAATTTCGATTTTTATATACATGTAGATAAGAAATTTGATATAAACCCACATTTATTCCTGAAGTCTATACCCAATGTTTATTTCATCAATAACAGAATAGACGTAAAATGGGCAGGATTCAGCACGGTAACGGCAACTTTTGAATGCATTAAAGAAATTGTAGGAACAGGTATTGAGTACGACTTTATCAATTTTTTAAGCGGTCAGGATTATCCCATCAAAACAGCTGATTATATCAATGACTTTTTTGTTCAGAATAAAGGAAAAGAGTTTCTGAGCTATCGCGATATTAAGAATGACTGGAAAGAAGGACTAATCAGAATGGAAAAGTATTTCCTGACCAGTTATAATTTTATTGGAAAGTACAGAATAGAAATGCTTATCAATAAGATACTTCCTAAAAGAACTTTACCTTATAAACTGCACCCTTATGGGAAGTCAATGTTCTGGATGCTAAGTCCTGAAGTTGCTTTATTTGTAGTAAAAAGAGTCGAAGAAGATCCGAAGCTAAAACACTTTTTCTCTTTATGCTGGGCAAGTGATGAATTCGTTTTTCAGACAATTCTGTTAAATTCGAAGTTTAAAGATAAAGTAGTAAATAATAATTACCGGTATATTGATTGGTCTGCAGGCGGAGCAAGCCCGAAAACACTGGAGAAAAGTGACTTTGGAAAGATTGCAGAATCAGCAATGTTGTTCGCAAGAAAATTTGATGCGGCCGTTCACCCTGAAATACTGGATTTAATTGACAAGAACTTATTAGCACATGGCCCATATAATTAA